A stretch of Myxococcus virescens DNA encodes these proteins:
- a CDS encoding NACHT domain-containing protein — MSSTNGPSLDEDQTINIGVGAHITAAAPDGPRYDRNLSSAERKSGNNGIWLCQSCSKLIDSDVQRYTIETLRKWKTDAVHRAQQAIARGRPLGSVKPPSELDESDRQFLDGLGLPSDDAVKTVGARLREASRSDVAAFQAARHWPARTILLTLSFVGDRSRAISLDGIAGLAALAEPVSIISPPGTGKSTTLVQLADSMLAGSGPVPLLIPLGEWSDRDDDFFDFVIRRNSFLGFRRAHFMQLAYHGMITLLLDGWNELSPQSRLRAIRDVSGMQRDYPLLGMVIGTRLQPARLAGPIVEIQPLSEVQQFELAAAVRGSEGLAIIDRAWRTNGVRELIATPLYLNALLALPPSGSFPQTKEAILRMFVREHESLPERAEILYRSALGFHTDMLVGLAVEASRTGSTVISGSNARRAISRITKSLVDDGQLATQPQPSEVLASLIDSHLLILSSDRDAHSVAFQHQQFQEWYAAEYVECLMLKASDGDASARKQLREEVLNWVSWEESALFACERLSRVDSAGARSVAFVIEETLGVDPIFSAEIVFRSSDETWGLVRERVLRFAECWHRTGKVDRALAFMLLTGRAEFSGHIWPIISHPDYQIRMSALRASHQLRPTVLGEDREVRLRSLPAEMRMEVLSELASNGDFDGMELAAALAAHDPAPEVVVAVVQSLEFRRADRHVNQILQTAQEAVWTALGNARYPETFADDVLNERLLQSREVARRSETCPLRLLARYLWDRPPDAATRVTEIIASPQFQIEGVNAQHILADAFDAFPDAVASGVIQRIVLGFPLPFRATSYLGNVPLVDHGPLVDTVLAPTTPDSHLQVGVAVVGSGIVGNLMDRLFELDEQREKTNRHDQALLDAHSRLRRAILETRQEAFIPALLLRAAQKQPHRIGLMAELLAQHGNRDSNRRPPIASEHRLALRHVLQQWGEVLFHAPAPVRYDCSRLALAAERLADPELSEPILRLLERDLTDWFAARSAYFSQPRGSMPGDVSTSYSNVYAQAFQSMRRDGAIAALMKGLTDMRWGLNAAGALLGIWILDHSPGKANRYSDWRDFSRHWPRQLERQQSVIPLPTSEFAERIFEVVREFGRESNSEAEQQYAINLAVTGLALPHGSKREIIDSLLVLPQPMASKLRLLVAVAKAGEILPSDLLFEGVVNLLTAARNQPWRLDASSGDLMGWLELFSFSDDPVKVLDAIALLPEYHRRPSQLERLCAALPYGNPDKSIEVLHQLAERDPAFEQHSGWLKAMIDLDTESSALAILSRLCDGRLGKINDLSLSAAMTVWAKKYPVLREVMIRQCEILPDGEARLVVERTLSELSDDVAFMALFGRCSAECRSVHGLLRQVRRLAIGTRPSEKWQGVYEEYGLPLVELRALLFGMTGTGDGRARVAEQCLIEIDECRDKYGRILEEPRHPDISAGRPWPLTVGF, encoded by the coding sequence ATGTCATCCACTAATGGTCCGTCTCTGGATGAGGACCAGACGATCAACATCGGTGTGGGCGCCCACATCACGGCTGCCGCTCCCGACGGTCCCCGCTACGACAGGAATCTATCGTCAGCGGAGCGCAAAAGTGGGAATAACGGGATTTGGCTTTGTCAGAGCTGCTCAAAGCTGATTGATTCCGATGTGCAGCGCTACACAATTGAAACGTTGCGAAAGTGGAAGACAGATGCAGTTCATCGCGCGCAACAAGCTATTGCGCGCGGCCGTCCGTTGGGCAGTGTCAAGCCGCCATCTGAACTCGACGAGTCCGATCGGCAGTTTCTGGACGGTCTAGGCCTACCAAGCGACGACGCAGTGAAAACAGTTGGCGCACGACTTCGAGAGGCCTCGCGGAGTGACGTTGCGGCTTTTCAGGCGGCGCGCCACTGGCCAGCGCGAACGATTCTCCTGACGCTTTCGTTCGTCGGAGACCGCAGTCGCGCTATTTCGCTCGACGGCATCGCAGGCTTGGCTGCCTTGGCTGAGCCAGTTTCCATTATATCTCCACCTGGCACAGGTAAGTCGACCACTCTCGTGCAGCTCGCTGACAGCATGCTTGCTGGCAGTGGACCTGTTCCTCTGTTGATTCCGCTTGGTGAATGGTCCGACCGAGATGATGATTTCTTTGATTTTGTAATTCGGCGTAATTCTTTTTTGGGGTTCCGACGAGCCCATTTCATGCAGCTCGCCTACCACGGAATGATCACACTTCTGTTGGATGGATGGAATGAGCTTTCGCCGCAATCGCGACTGCGTGCGATTCGAGACGTTAGCGGGATGCAACGCGACTACCCGTTGCTTGGGATGGTTATCGGCACCCGCTTGCAGCCAGCGCGGCTTGCTGGCCCCATTGTTGAAATTCAGCCACTTTCTGAGGTTCAGCAATTTGAGCTTGCTGCTGCTGTTCGCGGTTCTGAGGGACTGGCCATCATTGATCGTGCATGGCGGACGAATGGAGTTCGTGAGCTAATTGCGACTCCTTTGTATTTGAATGCTCTGCTCGCGCTGCCGCCAAGTGGAAGCTTCCCGCAGACTAAAGAAGCCATCCTGCGCATGTTCGTCCGGGAGCACGAGTCCTTGCCGGAAAGGGCTGAAATACTTTATCGCAGTGCGCTGGGATTTCATACTGATATGCTGGTCGGTCTTGCAGTTGAGGCGAGCCGAACAGGGAGCACGGTGATTTCCGGAAGTAATGCGCGTCGAGCAATCTCGAGAATCACGAAAAGCCTTGTGGATGATGGTCAATTGGCTACGCAGCCTCAACCCAGTGAAGTTCTGGCTAGCTTGATTGATTCGCATTTGCTGATCCTGTCTTCAGATCGTGATGCTCATTCGGTCGCGTTTCAACATCAACAGTTTCAGGAGTGGTATGCTGCGGAATATGTTGAGTGTTTGATGCTAAAGGCGTCGGATGGTGACGCGTCAGCGCGGAAGCAGCTCAGAGAAGAAGTTCTGAATTGGGTGAGTTGGGAGGAGTCAGCGCTCTTTGCATGTGAGCGTCTGTCCCGCGTCGATAGTGCTGGAGCGCGTTCTGTCGCATTCGTCATTGAAGAAACGCTGGGTGTCGACCCAATTTTTAGTGCAGAGATAGTTTTTCGTTCGTCTGATGAGACATGGGGACTGGTGCGTGAACGCGTGCTTCGTTTCGCTGAATGCTGGCATCGAACTGGTAAGGTCGATCGTGCTTTGGCCTTTATGCTTTTGACCGGGAGGGCCGAATTTTCAGGCCATATTTGGCCGATAATTTCGCATCCAGACTATCAAATTCGCATGAGCGCACTCAGGGCGTCGCACCAACTGCGTCCGACCGTTCTCGGAGAAGATCGGGAGGTGCGGCTGCGTTCGTTACCCGCGGAGATGCGGATGGAGGTGCTCTCCGAACTCGCCAGCAATGGCGACTTCGATGGCATGGAGCTTGCGGCGGCGCTTGCTGCACATGACCCAGCCCCAGAGGTTGTGGTCGCGGTCGTACAATCATTGGAGTTCCGTAGAGCTGATCGGCATGTCAATCAAATCCTCCAAACAGCGCAGGAGGCTGTTTGGACGGCATTGGGCAATGCAAGGTATCCTGAGACATTTGCCGACGATGTACTCAACGAGAGACTTCTTCAATCGCGAGAGGTGGCACGGCGGAGTGAAACGTGTCCTCTACGGCTCCTTGCGCGATACTTATGGGATCGACCTCCAGACGCAGCCACAAGAGTTACTGAAATTATAGCTTCGCCTCAGTTCCAAATCGAGGGAGTGAACGCCCAGCACATTCTCGCGGACGCATTCGATGCTTTTCCCGACGCCGTCGCTAGTGGCGTTATTCAGCGCATTGTCCTTGGCTTCCCTCTACCTTTTCGCGCCACATCCTACCTCGGCAATGTTCCTCTTGTGGACCACGGACCGTTGGTGGATACCGTGCTTGCTCCAACGACGCCGGATAGTCACTTGCAGGTAGGAGTGGCAGTGGTTGGATCAGGCATTGTCGGTAATCTCATGGACCGCTTATTCGAACTCGATGAGCAGAGAGAGAAGACTAATCGCCACGACCAAGCGTTGCTCGATGCTCATTCGCGGTTGCGTCGTGCCATATTGGAGACGCGACAAGAGGCGTTTATTCCCGCCTTGTTGCTTAGAGCAGCGCAGAAGCAGCCTCACCGGATCGGTTTGATGGCGGAGTTGCTAGCTCAGCACGGTAATCGCGACAGCAACAGGCGGCCACCCATAGCTAGTGAGCACCGCTTAGCACTGCGTCATGTGCTGCAGCAGTGGGGTGAGGTCTTGTTTCATGCGCCAGCACCTGTCCGTTACGATTGTTCAAGATTGGCGCTCGCCGCTGAGAGGCTCGCTGATCCGGAGCTCTCTGAGCCGATTTTGCGCTTATTGGAGCGAGATCTCACCGATTGGTTCGCCGCACGTAGCGCTTACTTTTCCCAGCCTCGTGGTTCCATGCCTGGAGATGTTTCGACGAGCTATTCCAATGTTTATGCGCAGGCCTTTCAGTCGATGCGGCGGGATGGTGCGATCGCCGCCTTAATGAAGGGGCTGACCGACATGCGGTGGGGACTTAATGCGGCGGGTGCGCTACTTGGCATCTGGATACTTGACCATTCTCCAGGCAAGGCTAACCGCTATTCCGACTGGAGAGACTTCTCGCGGCATTGGCCTCGTCAATTGGAACGGCAGCAGTCAGTGATTCCGCTGCCGACATCTGAATTTGCGGAGCGCATATTTGAAGTAGTGCGCGAGTTTGGGCGGGAGAGTAATTCAGAAGCTGAACAGCAGTACGCCATCAACTTGGCTGTGACTGGGCTCGCGCTGCCTCACGGAAGTAAACGAGAAATTATCGACTCATTACTCGTGCTGCCTCAACCCATGGCCAGCAAGCTGCGGTTGCTGGTCGCCGTAGCAAAAGCTGGTGAAATTCTGCCGTCAGATTTGCTGTTTGAGGGGGTCGTGAACTTACTCACGGCAGCGCGGAATCAACCGTGGCGTCTCGATGCGAGCAGCGGGGACTTAATGGGCTGGCTTGAGCTTTTTTCGTTCTCAGATGACCCAGTAAAGGTGCTGGACGCCATTGCGTTGCTGCCGGAGTATCATCGTCGTCCAAGCCAACTCGAACGACTGTGTGCCGCCCTTCCATATGGGAATCCGGACAAGTCCATTGAGGTGTTGCACCAACTCGCCGAACGAGACCCTGCATTCGAACAGCATAGCGGCTGGCTGAAAGCTATGATCGACTTGGACACAGAGTCGTCAGCTCTCGCGATTCTCTCCCGTTTGTGCGACGGTCGACTAGGAAAGATTAATGATTTGAGTCTTAGTGCGGCGATGACTGTGTGGGCGAAAAAGTACCCAGTGTTGCGTGAGGTGATGATTAGGCAGTGCGAGATTTTGCCGGACGGCGAGGCTCGGTTGGTTGTTGAGAGGACGCTGTCGGAGTTGAGTGATGATGTCGCTTTTATGGCATTGTTTGGGCGGTGTTCGGCCGAATGTCGTAGTGTTCATGGTCTTTTGCGGCAGGTCCGGCGTCTCGCAATTGGCACGAGGCCTTCTGAGAAATGGCAAGGAGTCTACGAGGAATATGGATTGCCGTTGGTTGAGCTTCGCGCGCTGCTTTTTGGTATGACGGGGACGGGGGATGGCCGGGCAAGAGTTGCAGAGCAATGTCTTATTGAAATCGATGAGTGTCGAGACAAATACGGGCGCATCCTTGAGGAGCCCCGCCATCCAGACATCTCAGCCGGACGCCCATGGCCGTTGACAGTCGGATTTTGA
- a CDS encoding RsmB/NOP family class I SAM-dependent RNA methyltransferase has translation MAADAIAQVLAGSSAERVLDRTLRDHRSLTREQRQALKEAVFNVGLWRRRLGFLLGREDAAPPFLLHALMHGLSGVPAVESAALAGLGDGAPPPLVSALPPTLALRASLPDWLADHFAREFGPEADDFCAHLNVPGPITLRANVLRTSREALAERLRSEGVETRPGPWSPLALHIEGPRPNLYGLRSLQEGLFEVQDEGSQLLGLLVEARPGETVLDLCAGAGGKTLQLGADMKDSGRLLAYDPDPERLDRLLQRSARAHLTRVQVLRSLPESLDADRVLVDAPCSELGSLRRGPDQRFRILPEVLTRFPALQEDILQRGARLVRPGGRLVYATCTVNRAENEDVVAAFLASRPDFRLVWPGAGWLSGACLRDGFLFVAPHRHGTDAFFAAVLERSAG, from the coding sequence ATGGCAGCCGATGCCATCGCCCAGGTGCTCGCCGGCTCCTCCGCCGAGCGCGTGCTCGACCGTACTCTGCGTGACCACCGCTCCCTGACCCGAGAGCAGCGCCAGGCCCTCAAGGAGGCCGTCTTCAACGTCGGGCTCTGGCGGCGCCGCCTCGGGTTCCTCCTGGGCCGCGAGGATGCCGCTCCTCCCTTCCTGCTCCATGCCCTGATGCACGGCCTCTCGGGCGTCCCGGCTGTGGAGTCCGCCGCCCTCGCCGGGCTCGGGGATGGAGCGCCGCCCCCGTTGGTTTCGGCGCTCCCCCCCACGCTCGCGCTCCGCGCCTCCCTGCCGGACTGGCTCGCCGACCATTTCGCCCGGGAGTTCGGTCCCGAGGCCGACGACTTCTGCGCCCACCTGAATGTCCCCGGGCCCATCACCCTCCGGGCCAACGTCCTGCGCACCTCGCGGGAGGCCCTTGCCGAACGGCTGCGCTCCGAGGGCGTCGAGACGCGCCCGGGGCCCTGGAGCCCGCTGGCGCTCCATATCGAGGGTCCCCGGCCCAACCTCTATGGCCTCCGTTCCCTCCAGGAGGGCCTGTTCGAAGTCCAGGACGAGGGCAGCCAGCTCCTGGGGCTCCTCGTGGAGGCCCGGCCCGGGGAGACGGTGCTGGACCTCTGTGCCGGCGCGGGCGGCAAGACGCTCCAACTGGGCGCGGACATGAAGGACTCGGGGCGGCTCCTGGCCTATGACCCGGACCCCGAGCGGCTCGACCGGCTCCTCCAGCGCTCCGCCCGGGCTCACCTCACCCGAGTCCAGGTGCTCCGGAGTCTTCCCGAAAGCCTGGACGCGGACCGGGTGCTCGTGGATGCGCCGTGCTCGGAGCTGGGCTCCCTGCGCCGGGGCCCCGACCAGCGCTTCCGCATCCTCCCGGAGGTGCTCACCCGGTTTCCGGCGCTCCAGGAGGACATCCTCCAGCGAGGGGCCCGCCTGGTGCGGCCCGGCGGGCGGCTCGTCTACGCCACCTGCACCGTCAACCGCGCGGAGAACGAGGACGTCGTCGCCGCCTTCCTGGCGTCTCGCCCTGACTTCCGCCTCGTATGGCCCGGGGCGGGGTGGCTCTCCGGCGCGTGTCTCCGTGATGGATTCCTCTTCGTCGCGCCCCACCGGCATGGCACGGACGCCTTCTTCGCGGCCGTCCTGGAGCGGTCGGCAGGGTAG
- a CDS encoding S66 peptidase family protein, which translates to MKRPVRWLKPLPLRPRDAVHVVAPSGPFDRPSFEAGLAVIAERYRPVHGPDIFAAHRYLAGDDARRGGELSRALLDRDARAIFSARGGYGSARLLPDLPFADASHAAFVGFSDLTSVHGALQALGRVSFHGPVVTQLGRQPPAVREYLFRLLESPEAPPPLAGSATYVPGMAEGHLVGGNLSVLSRLIGTSYMPPLDGAVLLLEDVTERPYRIDRMWTHLRLAGVFSRVRGIVLGDFTGCEEKGADYSSADVLRELAREAGLPCAAGFPIGHGDLNYPVALGTQVRLDADAARLTFLEGAVRA; encoded by the coding sequence ATGAAGCGCCCCGTGCGCTGGCTCAAGCCCCTTCCGCTCCGTCCTCGCGACGCCGTGCATGTCGTCGCCCCCTCCGGGCCCTTCGACCGCCCGAGCTTCGAGGCCGGCCTGGCCGTCATCGCGGAGCGCTACCGCCCCGTCCACGGCCCCGACATCTTCGCCGCCCACCGCTACCTCGCGGGGGATGACGCGCGCCGGGGCGGGGAGCTGTCGCGCGCCCTGCTGGACCGTGACGCCCGCGCCATTTTCAGCGCCCGCGGTGGCTACGGCAGCGCCCGGCTCCTGCCGGACCTGCCCTTCGCGGACGCCTCGCACGCGGCCTTCGTCGGCTTCTCCGACCTCACCTCCGTCCACGGTGCGCTCCAGGCGCTGGGGCGCGTCTCCTTCCACGGGCCCGTCGTCACGCAGCTCGGCCGGCAGCCTCCCGCGGTGCGCGAGTACCTGTTCCGACTCCTCGAGTCCCCCGAGGCGCCGCCCCCGCTGGCGGGCTCGGCGACCTACGTGCCCGGCATGGCGGAGGGGCACCTCGTAGGCGGCAACCTGTCCGTGCTGTCGCGCCTCATCGGCACCTCGTACATGCCGCCGCTCGACGGCGCGGTGCTGCTGCTGGAGGACGTCACCGAGCGCCCGTACCGCATCGACCGCATGTGGACCCACCTGCGCCTGGCGGGTGTCTTCTCCCGCGTGCGAGGCATCGTCCTGGGCGACTTCACGGGGTGCGAGGAGAAGGGCGCGGACTACTCCAGCGCCGACGTGCTCCGTGAGCTCGCGCGCGAGGCGGGCCTTCCCTGCGCGGCGGGCTTCCCCATCGGCCACGGTGACCTCAACTACCCCGTGGCGCTCGGCACCCAGGTCCGCCTGGACGCGGACGCCGCGCGCCTCACCTTCCTCGAAGGAGCCGTGCGGGCATGA
- a CDS encoding serine hydrolase domain-containing protein, with amino-acid sequence MSGGTHPIAILQKVLDDACDLGVFPSAQAIVLHRGVQVFGGVAGKVSGDTRFDLASLTKVISTTSLFLRLWTEGKVGPETLVSRYFPGTPVGDAGVTVADLLYHRSGLPPFVPFFAQALTAHPELLDADCPSALRARVRDEVIQAAAATPLAAEPQTRAAYSDVGFILLGEILSRAAGAPLDTLFSRHVAEPLGLSARFHRLTDFPADAMPAPTGATRPREPAPGQEALWKDVPTQPTRPGEVDDDNAWVMDGVAGHAGLFGTAVDVARFGQAVLDGCAGGAVIAPGPLWHRALATDPKVEASTRSMGFDSPSEGVSSAGHYIGDTPPGAVGHLGFTGTSLWVDLRRSLVVALVTNRVANGRQETRIRDFRPLFHDFVVEALELTETKQGHHG; translated from the coding sequence ATGAGTGGCGGTACCCACCCCATCGCGATTCTGCAGAAGGTCCTCGATGACGCCTGTGACCTGGGCGTCTTTCCCTCGGCCCAGGCCATCGTGCTGCACCGGGGCGTCCAGGTGTTCGGCGGCGTCGCGGGCAAGGTCTCCGGCGACACGCGCTTCGACCTGGCGTCGCTCACCAAGGTCATCAGCACCACCTCGCTCTTCCTCCGCCTGTGGACGGAAGGGAAGGTGGGGCCGGAGACGCTGGTGTCCCGCTACTTCCCGGGCACGCCCGTGGGCGACGCGGGCGTCACCGTGGCGGACCTGCTCTACCACCGCTCCGGCCTGCCGCCCTTCGTGCCCTTCTTCGCGCAGGCGCTCACCGCGCACCCCGAGCTGCTGGACGCGGACTGTCCCTCCGCCCTGCGCGCACGCGTCCGCGACGAGGTCATCCAGGCCGCCGCCGCCACGCCGCTCGCCGCCGAGCCCCAGACGCGCGCCGCCTACAGCGACGTGGGCTTCATCCTCCTGGGCGAAATCCTCTCGCGGGCCGCGGGCGCTCCGCTGGACACGCTCTTCTCCCGCCACGTCGCCGAGCCCCTGGGCCTCAGCGCCCGCTTCCACCGCCTCACCGACTTCCCCGCGGACGCCATGCCCGCGCCCACCGGCGCCACCCGCCCGCGCGAGCCCGCTCCAGGGCAGGAGGCGCTGTGGAAGGACGTGCCCACTCAGCCCACGCGCCCGGGTGAAGTGGACGACGACAACGCCTGGGTGATGGACGGCGTCGCCGGTCACGCGGGCCTCTTCGGCACCGCCGTGGACGTGGCCCGCTTCGGCCAGGCCGTGCTGGACGGCTGCGCGGGCGGGGCCGTCATCGCGCCGGGGCCGCTGTGGCACCGCGCGCTGGCCACGGACCCGAAGGTGGAGGCCAGCACCCGCTCCATGGGCTTCGACTCGCCCTCCGAGGGCGTGTCCAGCGCCGGGCACTACATTGGCGACACCCCGCCGGGCGCGGTGGGACACCTGGGCTTCACCGGCACCAGCCTCTGGGTGGACCTGCGCCGCTCGCTGGTGGTGGCGCTGGTGACGAACCGCGTGGCCAACGGCCGCCAGGAAACGCGCATCCGGGATTTCCGACCGCTCTTCCATGACTTCGTCGTGGAGGCGCTCGAGCTCACTGAAACGAAGCAGGGACACCATGGCTGA